In Campylobacter suis, the following proteins share a genomic window:
- the tupB gene encoding tungstate ABC transporter permease TupB produces the protein MDFILDGILSAFGLLFNGDESTYSAIFATLKSSSVSIILALLFGLPMGFILGFYKFAGFKALRLISDTMLAMPTVAIGLIIYAFITRNGPLGELGLLFTLKAVMLGQFVLALPIIVSLSASVVENMDEKHRLTIMSYRLEPLECALCVLYELRYSLMVVVATAYGRIVAEVGVAMLIGGNIKYFTRTITTAISLETGKGEFNMGIALALVLIAIAFGVNLLIHALKRLDR, from the coding sequence TTGGATTTCATTTTAGATGGAATTTTAAGTGCTTTTGGACTGCTTTTTAATGGGGACGAATCAACCTACTCAGCCATCTTTGCCACACTTAAAAGCTCTAGCGTATCAATCATTTTAGCACTTTTATTCGGACTTCCGATGGGTTTTATTTTGGGATTTTACAAATTTGCTGGATTTAAGGCATTAAGGCTTATTAGCGATACCATGCTTGCAATGCCAACAGTTGCCATCGGGCTTATTATCTACGCCTTTATCACGCGAAATGGACCACTTGGAGAGCTGGGGCTGCTTTTTACCCTAAAAGCCGTAATGCTCGGACAGTTTGTGCTAGCACTGCCCATTATTGTTTCACTAAGTGCTAGCGTAGTTGAAAATATGGATGAAAAGCACCGCCTAACTATAATGTCCTACCGCCTAGAGCCACTTGAATGCGCACTATGCGTGCTTTATGAGCTTCGCTACTCGCTTATGGTGGTTGTTGCCACCGCTTATGGACGCATCGTTGCTGAAGTTGGTGTAGCTATGCTAATAGGCGGAAATATAAAGTACTTTACCCGCACTATCACAACCGCCATCTCACTAGAAACAGGTAAGGGCGAGTTTAACATGGGTATTGCCCTAGCCCTTGTGTTAATCGCCATAGCTTTTGGCGTAAATTTATTAATTCATGCACTAAAAAGGCTAGATAGATGA